The following nucleotide sequence is from Juglans microcarpa x Juglans regia isolate MS1-56 chromosome 6D, Jm3101_v1.0, whole genome shotgun sequence.
CCATGAGAAAAGGCATTTTGACCTCAGCTTCTGCTGGAAACTCAGGGCCTTTTCCATCAACTGTCAGCAATTTCGCACCTTGGATACAAACTGTTGCTGCCAGCACTATTGACCGAAAATTTGTTGCCCAAGTTGCGCTTGGCAACGGACAAGTCTACACGGTGAGTTTTCCTATATATGGTATTGAAGTTGTTTAATTCAAAAGAGCAATCCTCACTAATACCATGCATACTAATACTTTGAACGATATAATGAAGGGCGTCTCCATTAATAGTTTTGATCTCAATGGAAAATCATTTCCCTTGATTTGGGGCGGAGGTGCTGTAAATTACTCTGCAGGAGCTGATACAACAATTTCGAAATTTTGCTTTCCTGGTGCACTAAATTCACACAAAGTTCAAGGAAAAATCGTCTTGTGTGAAACTATCGACGGTATCCGCGGCATTTTCATAGCCAGCACCGGCGTTTCAATAGCCAATGGTGTGGGAACCATTATGGCTGCAGACTCATCCATCAATGATTTTGCCTTTAGTTACTCATTCCCAGCAACAGTAATCAGCACAGAAGATGGCCTCAAAGTTTTGGACTACATCAAATCAACAGAGTATATAAATTTCTATACTAATTAAATCTCTCCTTAAATAGAATCATAACTTCTAGATTCTCTACACCATACTAATGAATTTATGCAAACCCTTGATAGAAACCCAATCGCAACTATTTTAGTCGGCGAGACATGGAAGGACGTCATGGCACCTTATGTTGTATCGTTTTCTTCCAGAGGACCAAACCCCATCACCCCAGACATTCTCAAGGTGATTGATGGATTTAATACCTAATGTACTAAGTTTTTTTGCACCATTCATTTAGTTTGAGAACTCGCATTGATATGCCAACAATCATGTCTGAATGACTTGTAGCCGGATCTCACCGCCCCTGGAGTGGACATTCTTGCTGCTTGGTCTCCCGTGGCACCACCTTCCATCGACTCTGAGGACACCAGGAGTGTCAAATTCAACGTAATTTCTGGCACATCCATGTCTTGCCCTCACGCTAGTGGTGCAGCTGCTTATGTTAAGGCTGTCCATCCAAACTGGTCCCCTGCCGCCATTAAATCTGCCCTCATGACCACAGGTGAAGTATCAACTAACTTGAGTTCATTCTGGAAACATGACTAATTCGTATCATTTCCTGGGCTCCTATCCCTCACAATAAATATAGGAAAAAACACCTAATTTCTACAACAGAGACAGATTCAACAGACCTTCTTTCTACTGATTGGTTGGAACTTAAGAGTTATTGGCAAATAGCAAAATTAGTTACATTGGTGTGGTCTTCATTTGATGAGACCGAGCTCGTTAGATTTCCctaaacatatttttctcatgaACAGCTTACGTCGTGGACGCAAAGAAGCATGAAGACCTTGAATTCGCCTATGGATCAGGTCATATCAACCCATTGAAAGCCATAGACCCAGGGCTCATCTATGATGCATCTGAGGCAGACTACATTGACTTCCTCTGTAAGCAGGGCTACAATACCACCACGCTAAAACTCATCACAGGAGACAACAGCAGTTTCTGCACCACCACAGTACCTGGAAGAGCTTGGAGCCTCAATTATCCCTCATTCTCCATAGCCGTGGAAGATGGTTTGCCAATTAGAGCTGTGTTTAGTAGAACAGTCACCAACGTTGGCCCGCCAAACTCGACCTACACTCTCAGTTGGTACATGCCTTCCTCTCTTACCGTTAGAGTAGAACCATCTGTCCTGTCATTCTCTGCCATTGGAGAGAAAAAGTCGTTTACTGTGACGGTCTATGGCCCAAAAATTGAACAGCAGCCGATCACATCAGGGGCTATTACGTGGACTTATGGGGTTCGTGTGGTGAGAAGCCCACTTGTGGTTTACACAATTCTCCCTGGTTCTTCATTCTCCTTCTCCGCGTCTCAGAATAAACCAAATTTCAAAGGTTCCTCCATGTATCACAATAATGGGATACTTGGCGGCCACAAGTAAATTGCTCCCAGGTTCTG
It contains:
- the LOC121235248 gene encoding cucumisin-like, which encodes MAKAGLIHVLLCPLLLVALLQSCHGQERQVHIVYMGELPRGDFSGASTHHSMLEGVLGSTSSAKESLIYSYGKSFNGFAAKLTDDEVAKLSEMEGVISVFPDRKLKLHTTRSWDFMGVTKPKRGSPQEGDVIIGLLDTGIWPESESFSDEGLSPPPSKWKGECQGANFTCNNKIIGARYYNSDNSDDDTDFKSPRDSEGHGTHTSSTAAGREVVGASYFGLAEGTATGGVPGARIAMYKVCWSFGCSSADILAGFDDAIADGVDVISVSLGSDFPGQYFEDPIAIGSFHAMRKGILTSASAGNSGPFPSTVSNFAPWIQTVAASTIDRKFVAQVALGNGQVYTGVSINSFDLNGKSFPLIWGGGAVNYSAGADTTISKFCFPGALNSHKVQGKIVLCETIDGIRGIFIASTGVSIANGVGTIMAADSSINDFAFSYSFPATVISTEDGLKVLDYIKSTENPIATILVGETWKDVMAPYVVSFSSRGPNPITPDILKPDLTAPGVDILAAWSPVAPPSIDSEDTRSVKFNVISGTSMSCPHASGAAAYVKAVHPNWSPAAIKSALMTTAYVVDAKKHEDLEFAYGSGHINPLKAIDPGLIYDASEADYIDFLCKQGYNTTTLKLITGDNSSFCTTTVPGRAWSLNYPSFSIAVEDGLPIRAVFSRTVTNVGPPNSTYTLSWYMPSSLTVRVEPSVLSFSAIGEKKSFTVTVYGPKIEQQPITSGAITWTYGVRVVRSPLVVYTILPGSSFSFSASQNKPNFKGSSMYHNNGILGGHK